The proteins below are encoded in one region of Deinococcus metalli:
- a CDS encoding response regulator: MSESIRVLLVEDHAFTRDGLRAALNLESDLRVVAEARSGEEALEQLAAHAVDVAVVDIGLPGMDGIQTAAEIRARHPAVRIVMLTAHDLRAEVLAALASGADAYCLKGARPDLLLLAVRAAAAGSAYLDPQVAHHVLGSVRAPGEHSPLTPRELDVLRLVADGLPNRDIAQHLGISVSTVKLHVQELLVKLQAADRTQAAVKALRAGLL; this comes from the coding sequence ATGTCTGAATCCATCCGTGTGCTGCTCGTCGAGGACCACGCCTTCACCCGCGACGGCCTGCGCGCCGCCCTGAACCTGGAGAGCGACCTGCGCGTGGTGGCCGAGGCCCGCAGCGGCGAGGAAGCGCTGGAACAGCTCGCCGCGCACGCCGTGGACGTGGCCGTGGTGGACATCGGCCTGCCCGGCATGGACGGCATCCAGACCGCCGCCGAGATCCGCGCCCGCCACCCCGCCGTGCGGATCGTGATGCTCACCGCGCACGACCTGCGCGCCGAGGTGCTCGCGGCCCTGGCGTCCGGCGCGGATGCGTACTGCCTCAAGGGTGCGCGGCCCGACCTGCTGCTGCTGGCCGTGCGGGCCGCCGCGGCCGGCAGCGCGTACCTCGATCCGCAGGTGGCCCACCACGTGCTGGGCAGCGTCCGCGCGCCCGGCGAGCACTCGCCCCTGACTCCGCGCGAACTGGACGTCCTGCGGCTGGTCGCGGACGGCCTGCCGAACCGCGACATCGCGCAGCACCTGGGCATCAGCGTCAGCACCGTGAAACTGCACGTGCAGGAACTCCTGGTCAAGCTCCAGGCTGCCGACCGCACCCAGGCGGCCGTCAAGGCCCTGCGGGCCGGACTGCTGTAG